In the Piscinibacter sp. XHJ-5 genome, one interval contains:
- a CDS encoding CaiB/BaiF CoA-transferase family protein, whose translation MSRGEPPLRGVRVLDLTRLVPGPVCTQHLADLGADVVKVEDTGAGDYAPPALRALVNRNKRGLQLDLKQPAGAEAFLLLARGADVVVEGFRPGAMARLGLGYDEVAVVNPRIVYCSLTGYGQSGPYHDRPGHDLNYCGHAGVADQIGVDTDRLALSNIPIADLLGGALTAAMGILAALFDAARTGRGRHVDIAMAEGALAHAVMPLATLAARGSTRRAGSDTLTGGLACYALYRTADERFLAVGALERKFWEALCDVVERADLKPLHRTGDAGTESHLRDELAAIFGARPLAHWASRFAHADCCVSPVHTVEEALADPHFRARGMVVDSVHPDVGPLTQVASPVKMSRHEFELRRHAPRPGEHTVELLREAGCDDETIAAWLEKGVARAS comes from the coding sequence ATGAGCCGCGGCGAGCCGCCACTTCGCGGCGTGCGCGTGCTCGACCTCACCCGGTTGGTGCCGGGGCCGGTGTGCACGCAGCATCTGGCCGACCTCGGCGCCGACGTCGTCAAGGTCGAGGACACCGGGGCGGGCGACTATGCGCCGCCGGCGCTGCGCGCGCTCGTCAACCGCAACAAGCGCGGCCTGCAGCTGGACCTGAAGCAGCCGGCCGGTGCCGAGGCCTTCCTGCTTCTCGCGCGCGGCGCCGACGTGGTGGTCGAGGGCTTTCGCCCCGGCGCGATGGCTCGGCTCGGCCTGGGCTACGACGAGGTCGCGGTGGTCAATCCGCGCATCGTCTACTGCAGCCTCACCGGGTACGGCCAGAGCGGCCCGTACCACGACCGGCCCGGCCACGACCTCAACTACTGCGGCCATGCCGGCGTGGCTGACCAGATCGGTGTCGACACCGACCGGCTCGCGCTGTCCAACATCCCGATCGCCGACCTGTTGGGGGGCGCGCTCACTGCCGCGATGGGCATCCTCGCGGCCCTGTTCGACGCAGCGCGCACCGGCCGCGGCCGCCATGTGGACATCGCGATGGCCGAGGGCGCGCTGGCGCATGCGGTGATGCCGCTGGCGACGCTGGCCGCTCGGGGAAGCACCCGGCGCGCCGGCAGCGACACGCTGACCGGCGGCCTGGCCTGCTATGCGCTCTACCGCACCGCGGACGAGCGCTTCCTGGCCGTCGGGGCGCTGGAGCGCAAGTTCTGGGAGGCGCTGTGCGACGTCGTCGAGCGCGCCGACCTCAAGCCGCTGCACCGCACCGGCGACGCCGGCACCGAATCGCACCTGCGCGACGAGCTGGCGGCGATCTTCGGCGCACGGCCGCTCGCGCACTGGGCGTCGCGGTTCGCCCACGCCGACTGCTGCGTCTCGCCGGTGCACACAGTCGAGGAGGCGCTGGCCGACCCGCACTTCCGCGCGCGCGGCATGGTGGTCGACAGCGTGCATCCGGACGTCGGGCCGCTCACCCAGGTGGCGTCGCCCGTCAAGATGTCGCGCCATGAATTCGAGCTGCGCCGCCATGCGCCGCGGCCCGGCGAGCACACGGTGGAGCTGCTGCGCGAGGCCGGCTGCGACGACGAGACGATTGCCGCATGGCTCGAAAAGGGCGTGGCACGCGCGTCGTAG
- a CDS encoding AraC family transcriptional regulator — protein MTHHTIAIHHVGQVLQGAERRGVATAPLLQRAGIPAALMEAPLARVSQEQYALLLRVVQRALRDEFWGLCSQPLRLGSFAQCCRLLIHAPTLGDALRVGFRYFHGELPDFVARLAVEDGLATVRIATPLPPQPSLLYAERTFMFFTFGVSSWLAARRIPLLGVDYRGPAPPNVAETARVFQARVRHGQPHFGLSFDARWLQLPMVQNAQSLREFLQQAPANLLVKYRDKTSVSERIRRLLRNHLRGEMPALDEVGRVLGMTPQTLRRRLREEGQGFQSLKDHLRRDAAIEYLARPDMTLLDIADQLGFSEASTFHRAFKKWTGVAPGEYRQRHR, from the coding sequence GTGACGCACCACACCATCGCGATCCATCACGTCGGACAGGTGCTGCAGGGCGCCGAGCGGCGAGGGGTCGCCACCGCGCCTCTGCTGCAGCGCGCCGGCATTCCGGCCGCACTGATGGAAGCGCCGCTCGCACGTGTGTCGCAGGAGCAGTACGCGCTGCTGCTGCGCGTCGTGCAGCGCGCGCTGCGCGACGAGTTCTGGGGCCTGTGCAGCCAGCCGCTGCGCCTCGGCAGCTTCGCGCAGTGCTGCCGGCTGCTGATCCACGCGCCGACGCTGGGCGACGCGCTTCGCGTGGGCTTCCGCTACTTCCATGGCGAGCTGCCCGACTTCGTCGCGCGCCTCGCGGTGGAAGACGGGCTCGCCACCGTGCGCATCGCGACCCCGCTGCCGCCGCAGCCGTCGCTGCTGTACGCCGAGCGCACCTTCATGTTCTTCACGTTCGGCGTGTCGTCCTGGCTGGCGGCCCGGCGCATCCCGCTGCTGGGTGTCGACTACCGCGGCCCGGCGCCGCCGAACGTTGCCGAGACCGCGCGCGTGTTCCAGGCGAGGGTGCGCCACGGGCAGCCGCACTTCGGCCTGTCGTTCGACGCACGATGGCTGCAGCTGCCGATGGTGCAGAACGCGCAGAGCCTGCGCGAGTTCCTTCAGCAGGCGCCCGCCAACCTGCTGGTGAAGTACCGCGACAAGACCAGCGTGAGCGAGCGCATCCGCCGGCTCCTGCGCAACCACCTGCGCGGCGAGATGCCCGCGCTCGACGAAGTCGGCCGCGTGCTCGGCATGACGCCGCAGACGCTGCGCCGTCGCCTGCGCGAGGAGGGCCAGGGCTTCCAGTCGCTGAAGGACCACCTGCGCCGCGATGCGGCGATCGAATACCTCGCGCGCCCCGACATGACGCTGCTCGACATCGCCGACCAGCTGGGCTTTTCGGAGGCGAGCACGTTTCACCGGGCGTTCAAGAAGTGGACGGGGGTGGCCCCGGGGGAGTACCGGCAGCGTCATCGGTGA